The genomic interval GGCCACCTCGGACGTCGTACGCGCTCCATGGCTGGCCAGACCCGCCAGAACCACCGTCCGGGTACGGCCCAGCAGCCGCTCCAGCCCGTCCCTGCTCGCCCGGACGATCTCCAGGGGCTGTTTGGCGACCGGGTAGACGAGCACCGGCCCGAGCGTGGGGTCCGCGAGCGCGGTGGGCCTGCGCCAGCAGAAGTACGATGGGATGAGGAGAAGGCCGCGCCCCTCCAGGTGCAGCTCACGGTCGACGGGATAGTCCACCTCAAGGACCGGAGCGTGCCAACGGGCGTGCGGGCGCAGCGCGTTGAGGAGCGCGGAGGTGCCGCCGTCGAGGAGTGCGCGGGACCGTAGTTCGACGTCGTTGCCGACGGCCGTCTGGATGCGGGGCCAGTACGGTTCGAGCAGTGTCTTGCAGGACAGTTCCAGGGCGCGCGTCAACGTCCCCAAGGCCTTGGCGCCCGGTCTGTTGAGGGTCGACACCCAGGACGGCAGCGGACGCGACTCGGCGAGCCGGGA from Streptomyces sp. NBC_01288 carries:
- a CDS encoding ArsR/SmtB family transcription factor — its product is MLRIHFTSQDLQNIRVARRPHALWELVCGVCRLDARQGPLEFGHWRRSVREGMTKDPRARRALLPLQTLIPPVGYIPDFLTPSVTGGGLAVGLDQVRSTSRTRLTRELSRLAESRPLPSWVSTLNRPGAKALGTLTRALELSCKTLLEPYWPRIQTAVGNDVELRSRALLDGGTSALLNALRPHARWHAPVLEVDYPVDRELHLEGRGLLLIPSYFCWRRPTALADPTLGPVLVYPVAKQPLEIVRASRDGLERLLGRTRTVVLAGLASHGARTTSEVATAANIALPSASYQLGVLRDGGLIASHREGQFVRHSATPLGLRLLDER